The following proteins are encoded in a genomic region of bacterium BMS3Abin08:
- a CDS encoding SNARE associated Golgi protein: MRIDRKALLRLSSPYGRVNPVTGREVRFLRRLYNWVLHWADTPYGVPALFMLSFAEASFFPVPPDVLLIVLALSRNKRAFYFSFICTVGSVLGGILGFFIGMNFWAFGKEVLFHYISVETFNQVRRYFLEYEAWAITVAGFTPIPYKVFTISAGFFRVDFMVFVIASALSRGARFFLIGGLIYLFGEHIRNFIDRYFNLLTYLFLILLIGGFFLLKHLL; this comes from the coding sequence GCGGATTGACAGAAAAGCACTACTTCGTTTATCCTCACCTTATGGAAGAGTCAATCCGGTTACAGGCAGGGAAGTGAGGTTCCTCAGACGACTCTACAATTGGGTTCTTCACTGGGCTGACACCCCCTATGGAGTCCCGGCCCTCTTTATGCTGTCTTTCGCTGAGGCATCCTTTTTCCCCGTCCCCCCCGATGTCCTCCTGATTGTTCTGGCCCTTTCCCGCAACAAACGTGCATTTTATTTTTCATTCATCTGCACCGTTGGTTCGGTTTTGGGTGGTATCTTAGGCTTCTTCATCGGCATGAACTTCTGGGCGTTCGGCAAGGAGGTCCTTTTTCATTACATAAGCGTTGAAACCTTCAACCAGGTACGCCGATACTTTCTGGAGTATGAGGCATGGGCGATCACCGTGGCCGGGTTTACCCCCATCCCGTACAAGGTCTTCACAATCTCGGCAGGCTTCTTCAGGGTGGACTTCATGGTCTTTGTCATAGCCTCGGCCCTGAGCAGGGGTGCAAGGTTCTTTCTTATCGGCGGCCTGATCTATCTATTTGGAGAACACATAAGAAATTTTATCGACAGGTACTTCAACCTCCTGACATACCTTTTTCTCATCCTCCTGATTGGTGGCTTCTTCCTCCTGAAACATCTCCTCTGA